The DNA window CGCCGTCTTTGACAGTGATGAAGCGCGGCAACCATCCCGTGCGCGGCCCGACGCAGCCGGTGGTTTCGAGGCCGTAGAGGAACTCCCACTCGCAGAAGGGATTGCCCGCGCCGACCAGCGCGTTCCAGCTCGCTGGATCAATATCCCTCAGAGACTCGATCACCTCGGGCGTGAGGGTCGGGGCTTTCTGCGCATTCACAAGAGTTCCCCGGGCTTGCGTGCGACCACGGCGAGCCAGGGTTGCTCCTCGCGCGGCTTGTCCTTGGGGCGGTAGTAGTGATGCACCACTTCAAAGCCGGCCGCTTCGAGAAGTGCGGCGTAGGCCTCGAACTCCATGTAGTTGCCATAGCGCGCGCCGTTCATTCCCTCCCCGTCACCGCGCGGGTTGGAGGAGAAGAGCACGCCGCCGGGCCGGAGCGCGGCGAATAGTTCCCCCAAGACGCGCGGTAGCTCCGCGCGCGGCACGTGAAAGAGCGAGGCGTTGGCGAAGATGCCGTCGAAGGATTCGGCGGGCAGGTCGAGCGCGATGAAATTCTGGTGCAGCACCTCGCAGCCAGAATGGGCGCGCGCCATCTCACAGAACTCCGCCGTCCCGTCGAGGCCGACGGGATCGTGACCCTGATCGGCAAACCACTTCACATCCCGGCCCGGACCACAGCCGAAATCCAGAATCCGCAGGCCCTTGCGCGCCGGCAGCGCGCCGAGCAGAGCCTCGTAGTTCTGCGTAACGTCGTGGTCCTTCGTTCCCTCCCAGAACGGCACGGCGCGCCCCTCGTAGTAGGAGATCGTCAGGCCCGTCACCTGGGCCGATTCGTCG is part of the Chrysiogenia bacterium genome and encodes:
- a CDS encoding N-acetyltransferase, with the protein product MNAQKAPTLTPEVIESLRDIDPASWNALVGAGNPFCEWEFLYGLETTGCVGPRTGWLPRFITVKDG
- a CDS encoding class I SAM-dependent methyltransferase; protein product: MSGGPKSDESAQVTGLTISYYEGRAVPFWEGTKDHDVTQNYEALLGALPARKGLRILDFGCGPGRDVKWFADQGHDPVGLDGTAEFCEMARAHSGCEVLHQNFIALDLPAESFDGIFANASLFHVPRAELPRVLGELFAALRPGGVLFSSNPRGDGEGMNGARYGNYMEFEAYAALLEAAGFEVVHHYYRPKDKPREEQPWLAVVARKPGELL